A region of Rhizorhabdus wittichii RW1 DNA encodes the following proteins:
- a CDS encoding Dihydropteroate synthase (TIGRFAM: dihydropteroate synthase~PFAM: dihydropteroate synthase, DHPS): MSISRYARLYFRPTAFVASPFGHAEGTVARLAGGLVWFSAYEVIAVDGGQRVATRHVPVAAIDAFVDSLSGEQAEDARRTIARIVAPRPPVELGERVLRFDQPQVMLILNITPDSFSDGGNHLDDPAAATDGAFAAVEAGAAIVDVGGESTRPGAQPVWEGDEIARIEPVVRRLAAGGAIVSIDTRKAAVMAAALAAGAAIVNDVSALVYDPKAATLLARHDCPVVLMHHQGDPETMQREPRYGDALIEVYDWLAERIAFAEAAGIARGRIIVDPGIGFGKNLRHNLQILNGLALFHGLGCPLLLGASRKRIIGALSNEAPVDQRLGGSVALALHGAQMGAQILRVHDVPETVQAIRVWRGMRDEALTPSF; encoded by the coding sequence ATGAGCATCTCCCGCTACGCCCGGCTCTATTTCCGGCCGACCGCCTTCGTCGCCTCGCCCTTCGGCCATGCCGAGGGCACGGTGGCCCGGCTGGCGGGCGGACTGGTCTGGTTCTCCGCCTATGAGGTGATCGCCGTCGATGGGGGGCAGCGGGTCGCGACCCGCCATGTGCCCGTCGCGGCGATCGATGCTTTCGTCGACAGCCTGTCCGGCGAGCAGGCGGAGGACGCGCGGCGGACGATCGCGCGGATCGTGGCGCCGCGCCCGCCGGTCGAACTGGGCGAGCGCGTCCTGCGCTTCGATCAGCCGCAGGTCATGCTGATCCTCAACATCACGCCCGACAGCTTCTCGGACGGCGGCAACCATCTCGACGACCCCGCCGCCGCGACCGATGGCGCCTTCGCGGCGGTCGAGGCGGGGGCGGCGATCGTCGATGTCGGCGGGGAGTCGACCCGGCCGGGCGCGCAGCCGGTCTGGGAGGGCGACGAGATCGCCCGGATCGAGCCGGTGGTGCGGCGGCTGGCGGCGGGCGGGGCGATCGTCTCGATCGACACGCGCAAGGCGGCGGTGATGGCGGCGGCGCTGGCGGCGGGGGCCGCGATCGTCAACGACGTCTCCGCGCTCGTTTATGACCCGAAGGCGGCTACGCTGCTGGCGCGGCACGATTGCCCGGTCGTGCTGATGCACCATCAGGGCGATCCCGAGACGATGCAGCGCGAGCCGCGCTACGGCGACGCGCTGATCGAGGTCTATGACTGGCTGGCGGAGCGGATCGCCTTCGCCGAGGCGGCGGGCATCGCGCGCGGCCGGATCATCGTCGATCCCGGCATCGGCTTCGGCAAGAACCTCCGCCACAATCTCCAGATATTGAACGGGCTGGCGCTGTTCCACGGCCTCGGCTGTCCGCTGCTGCTGGGCGCCAGCCGCAAGCGGATCATCGGCGCGCTGTCGAACGAGGCGCCGGTCGACCAGCGCCTCGGCGGCTCGGTCGCGCTGGCGCTTCACGGCGCCCAGATGGGCGCGCAGATATTGCGGGTCCACGACGTGCCCGAGACGGTGCAGGCGATCCGGGTGTGGCGCGGGATGCGCGACGAGGCGTTGACGCCTTCCTTTTGA
- a CDS encoding DNA topoisomerase IV, B subunit (TIGRFAM: DNA topoisomerase IV, B subunit~PFAM: DNA gyrase, subunit B domain protein; ATP-binding region, ATPase domain protein domain protein; DNA topoisomerase, type IIA, subunit B, region 2 domain protein~SMART: DNA topoisomerase II), with protein sequence MSDDLFASAPSTSSGNYDASAIEVLEGLEPVRRRPGMYIGGTDERAYHHLAAEVLDNAMDEAVAGHANRIEVSLQVGNRLTVIDNGRGIPVDPHPKFPGKSALEVILSTLHSGGKFSDKAYATSGGLHGVGVSVVNALSTETVIEVARNKELFRQRFSRGTTLGPIEKLGAAPNRRGTSVSFTPDPEIFGPSAHFRPGRLMRLARSKAYLFAGVEIRWKCDPSLIGDDTPSDAVFQFPGGLSDHLREQIGDRECATSQFFSGKQDFADGQGSVEWAVAWPLWSEGSYSYYCNTIPTPDGGTHETGLRAALVKGIRGFAELVGNKRAKDVTADDVVTGSEQMLSVFIRDPQFQSQTKDRLTSPDAARLVENAVRDHFDHFLADNMERGKALLAFVLDRMDDRLRRKAERDIKRKTATSSRKLRLPGKLTDCANDSPEGTEMFIVEGDSAGGSAKQARDRKTQAILPIRGKILNVASANSAKIGANQEIADIIQALGCGSRDKCNVDLLRYERIVIMTDADVDGAHIATLLMTFFFQEMPDLVREGHLYLAQPPLYRLTAGTKSLYARDDEHRAEIEANEFKGKKVEVARFKGLGEMNPQQLRETTMDPATRTLLRVTLPQEYEERASVRDLVDRLMGKNPEHRFAFIQANAASVDDEEIDV encoded by the coding sequence ATGTCCGACGATCTCTTCGCCTCCGCGCCGTCCACCAGTTCCGGAAATTATGACGCCTCGGCCATCGAGGTGCTGGAAGGGCTCGAACCCGTCCGGCGCCGGCCCGGCATGTATATCGGCGGCACCGACGAGCGCGCCTATCACCACCTCGCCGCCGAGGTGCTCGACAATGCGATGGACGAGGCGGTGGCGGGCCATGCGAACCGGATCGAGGTGTCGCTGCAGGTCGGCAACCGCCTGACCGTGATCGACAACGGCCGCGGCATCCCGGTCGATCCGCATCCGAAATTCCCCGGCAAGTCGGCGCTCGAGGTGATCCTGAGCACGCTCCATTCGGGCGGCAAGTTCAGCGACAAGGCCTATGCCACCTCGGGTGGCCTGCACGGCGTCGGCGTGTCGGTGGTGAACGCGCTGTCGACCGAGACGGTGATCGAGGTCGCCCGCAACAAGGAGCTGTTCCGCCAGCGCTTCTCGCGCGGGACCACGCTGGGCCCGATCGAGAAGCTGGGCGCGGCGCCCAACCGGCGCGGCACCAGCGTCTCCTTCACCCCCGATCCCGAGATCTTCGGCCCGAGCGCGCATTTCCGGCCGGGCCGGCTGATGCGGCTCGCCCGGTCGAAGGCCTATCTGTTCGCGGGGGTCGAGATCCGCTGGAAATGCGATCCCTCGCTGATCGGCGACGACACCCCGTCCGACGCGGTGTTCCAGTTCCCCGGCGGCCTGTCCGATCATCTGCGCGAGCAGATCGGCGATCGCGAATGCGCGACCAGCCAGTTCTTCTCGGGCAAGCAGGATTTCGCCGACGGCCAGGGATCGGTCGAATGGGCGGTCGCCTGGCCGCTCTGGTCCGAGGGCTCGTACAGCTATTATTGCAACACCATCCCGACCCCCGACGGCGGCACCCATGAGACCGGCCTGCGCGCCGCGCTGGTCAAGGGCATCCGCGGCTTCGCCGAACTGGTCGGCAACAAGCGCGCCAAGGACGTCACCGCCGACGACGTCGTCACCGGCTCCGAACAGATGCTGTCGGTGTTCATCCGCGATCCGCAATTCCAGAGCCAGACCAAGGACCGGCTGACCTCGCCCGACGCCGCGCGGCTCGTCGAGAATGCGGTGCGCGACCATTTCGACCATTTCCTCGCCGACAATATGGAGCGCGGCAAGGCGCTGCTCGCCTTCGTCCTCGACCGGATGGACGATCGCCTGCGCCGCAAGGCCGAACGCGACATCAAGCGCAAGACCGCGACCTCGTCGCGCAAGCTGCGCCTGCCCGGCAAGCTCACCGACTGCGCGAACGACTCGCCCGAAGGGACCGAGATGTTCATCGTCGAGGGCGACTCGGCCGGCGGATCGGCCAAGCAGGCGCGCGACCGCAAGACCCAGGCGATCCTCCCGATCCGCGGCAAGATCCTGAACGTCGCCTCCGCCAACAGCGCGAAGATCGGCGCCAACCAGGAAATCGCCGATATCATCCAGGCGCTCGGCTGCGGCAGCCGCGACAAGTGCAATGTCGATCTGCTGCGCTACGAGCGGATCGTGATCATGACCGACGCCGACGTCGACGGCGCCCATATCGCGACCCTGCTGATGACCTTCTTCTTCCAGGAGATGCCCGACCTCGTCCGCGAAGGGCATCTCTATCTCGCACAGCCGCCGCTCTATCGCCTGACCGCGGGCACCAAGAGCCTCTACGCCCGCGACGATGAGCATCGCGCCGAGATCGAGGCGAACGAATTCAAGGGCAAGAAGGTCGAGGTCGCGCGCTTCAAGGGCCTGGGCGAGATGAACCCGCAGCAGCTTCGCGAGACGACCATGGACCCGGCGACCCGCACCCTGCTGCGCGTCACCCTGCCCCAGGAATATGAGGAGCGCGCCAGCGTCCGCGACCTCGTCGACCGGCTGATGGGCAAGAACCCCGAGCACCGCTTCGCCTTCATCCAGGCCAATGCGGCCAGCGTCGATGACGAAGAGATTGATGTGTAG
- a CDS encoding isochorismatase hydrolase (PFAM: isochorismatase hydrolase), giving the protein MTSEAIRDPKTDHLLTPQNAAFIIIDYQPVQVNSIASMDRQLLLNNIAGCAKAAVVYDLPVIHSTVNVETGLNKPPVPQVRKVLGDYPTYDRTTINSWEDVEFRQAVEATGRRKLIMTALWTEACLTFPALDALAEGYEVYVPVDAVGGTSVAAHEAALRRIEQAGGKMISVAQLFCELQRDWKRSETVPAFMNLFIETGGTAGIQFGYDKA; this is encoded by the coding sequence ATGACGAGCGAAGCCATCCGCGATCCGAAGACCGATCACCTGCTCACGCCGCAGAATGCCGCCTTCATCATCATCGACTATCAGCCGGTGCAGGTGAACTCGATCGCCTCGATGGACCGCCAGTTGCTGCTCAACAATATCGCCGGCTGCGCCAAGGCGGCGGTCGTCTACGATCTTCCGGTCATCCACTCGACGGTGAACGTCGAGACGGGCCTCAACAAGCCGCCGGTCCCGCAGGTCCGCAAGGTGCTCGGCGACTATCCGACCTATGACCGCACCACCATCAACAGCTGGGAGGACGTCGAATTCCGCCAGGCGGTCGAGGCGACCGGCCGCCGGAAGCTGATCATGACCGCGCTGTGGACCGAGGCCTGCCTGACCTTCCCGGCGCTCGACGCGCTCGCCGAGGGCTATGAGGTCTATGTCCCGGTCGACGCGGTCGGCGGCACGTCGGTCGCGGCCCATGAAGCGGCGCTGCGCCGTATCGAGCAGGCCGGCGGCAAGATGATCTCGGTGGCGCAGCTCTTCTGCGAACTCCAGCGCGACTGGAAGCGCAGCGAGACCGTCCCCGCCTTCATGAACCTGTTCATCGAGACCGGCGGCACCGCCGGCATCCAGTTCGGCTATGACAAGGCCTGA
- a CDS encoding Ribonuclease H (PFAM: ribonuclease HII/HIII) yields MAGPSFDLEIAHPLPLAGVDEAGRGPLAGPVVAAAVILDRGRVPAGIDDSKKLGAEARADLCGKIREVAHVGVGIATVEEIDEINILWASMLAMERAVAALGVEPAMVLVDGNRCPRWTRPSQWVIGGDALCLSIAAASIVAKEERDRMMADYDVHHPGYGWAKNKGYGTPAHLDALARLGPSPLHRRSFAPVAQFSLFPAA; encoded by the coding sequence ATGGCCGGTCCCAGCTTCGATCTCGAAATCGCCCATCCATTGCCGCTCGCCGGGGTCGACGAGGCGGGCAGGGGGCCGCTGGCCGGGCCGGTCGTCGCGGCCGCGGTGATCCTCGATCGCGGGCGCGTGCCGGCGGGGATCGACGATTCGAAGAAGCTCGGCGCGGAGGCGCGCGCCGATCTGTGCGGCAAGATCCGCGAGGTGGCGCATGTCGGCGTCGGCATCGCCACGGTCGAGGAGATCGACGAGATCAACATATTGTGGGCGTCGATGCTGGCGATGGAGCGCGCCGTCGCGGCGCTGGGTGTCGAGCCGGCGATGGTGCTGGTCGACGGCAATCGCTGCCCGCGCTGGACCCGGCCGTCGCAATGGGTGATCGGCGGCGACGCGCTGTGCCTGTCGATCGCGGCCGCTTCGATCGTCGCCAAGGAGGAGCGCGACCGGATGATGGCCGACTATGACGTGCATCATCCGGGCTATGGCTGGGCGAAGAACAAGGGCTATGGCACCCCTGCCCATCTCGATGCGCTGGCGCGGCTGGGCCCGTCGCCGCTCCACCGCCGCAGCTTCGCGCCGGTCGCCCAATTCTCGCTGTTCCCGGCGGCCTAG
- a CDS encoding DNA methylase N-4/N-6 domain protein (PFAM: DNA methylase N-4/N-6 domain protein) gives MGVLEKIPATRRARRANVEAVPAARLPLNEILRGDCIETMRALPDRCVDMIFADPPYNLQLGGDLHRPDGSQVDAVDDDWDKFDTFAAYDRFTRDWLREAHRILKDDGTIWVIGSYHNIFRVGTALQDQGFWVLNDIVWRKANPMPNFKGTRFTNAHETLIWCSKAEKAKYTFNYRTMKALNDDVQMRSDWTLPICSGGERLKDDDGHKAHPTQKPESLLYRVMLACTEPGDLVLDPFFGTGTTGAVARRLGRRWIGIEREDKYIKVATQRIAATLPLDESAMMSIPEKKAMPRIAFGLLVEGGLIPPGSVVTDARRRWSATVRADGMLASGCGAIGSIHRLGAQLQKAPSCNGWSFWHIETAQGLEPIDAVRQRHLAELGS, from the coding sequence ATGGGTGTTCTCGAAAAGATTCCGGCAACCCGCCGGGCACGGCGGGCGAATGTCGAGGCCGTGCCGGCGGCGCGCCTGCCGCTCAACGAGATCCTCCGTGGCGACTGCATCGAGACGATGCGCGCGCTGCCCGATCGCTGCGTCGACATGATCTTCGCCGACCCGCCCTATAATCTCCAGCTCGGCGGCGACCTGCATCGCCCCGACGGCAGCCAGGTCGACGCGGTCGACGACGATTGGGACAAGTTCGACACCTTCGCCGCCTATGACCGCTTCACCCGCGACTGGCTGCGCGAGGCGCACCGCATCCTGAAGGACGACGGCACGATCTGGGTGATCGGCAGCTATCACAACATCTTCCGCGTCGGCACCGCGCTGCAGGACCAGGGTTTCTGGGTCCTCAACGACATCGTCTGGCGCAAGGCCAATCCGATGCCGAATTTCAAGGGCACCCGCTTCACCAACGCGCATGAGACGCTGATCTGGTGCTCGAAGGCGGAGAAGGCGAAATACACCTTCAACTACCGCACGATGAAGGCGCTCAACGACGATGTGCAGATGCGGTCCGACTGGACCCTGCCGATCTGCTCGGGCGGCGAGCGGCTGAAGGACGATGACGGCCACAAGGCGCATCCGACCCAGAAGCCGGAAAGCCTGCTCTACCGCGTGATGCTGGCCTGCACCGAGCCGGGCGACCTCGTCCTCGATCCCTTCTTCGGCACCGGCACCACCGGCGCCGTCGCCCGCCGCCTCGGCCGCCGCTGGATCGGGATCGAGCGCGAGGACAAATATATCAAGGTCGCGACCCAGCGCATCGCCGCGACCCTGCCGCTCGACGAGAGCGCGATGATGTCGATCCCCGAGAAGAAGGCCATGCCGCGCATCGCCTTCGGCCTGCTCGTCGAGGGTGGCCTGATCCCGCCGGGCTCGGTCGTCACCGATGCCAGGCGCCGCTGGTCGGCCACGGTCCGCGCCGACGGCATGCTGGCGAGCGGTTGCGGCGCGATCGGCTCGATCCACCGGCTCGGCGCGCAGCTCCAGAAGGCGCCGTCGTGCAACGGCTGGAGCTTCTGGCATATCGAGACCGCCCAGGGGCTCGAGCCGATCGACGCGGTGCGCCAGCGCCACCTCGCCGAACTCGGAAGCTGA
- a CDS encoding Pirin domain protein (PFAM: Pirin domain protein domain protein; Pirin domain protein), translating into MIEMVIEQRRRSLGGGLEVGRVLPFAKRRMVGPFIFFDHMGPLDVAAGADRSLDVRPHPHIGLSTVTYLFSGEIMHRDSVGSEQAIRPREVNWMTAGSGITHSERFEKARASGDHLHGIQAWVALPTADEETAPSFSHHAGADLPHWNDGGVAGHLIAGSAYGLTAAARTHSPLFYAHLDMEPGATAEVPAGHPERALYVATGAVEVDGARYDAGKMLVLGADVSALRAVERSAVMLLGGEPVGERYLYWNFVSSSHDRLAQAAEDWKAGRMKLPDADDQEFIPLPDAPLPTPAKA; encoded by the coding sequence ATGATCGAAATGGTGATCGAGCAGCGCCGTCGCAGCCTGGGCGGCGGGCTCGAGGTCGGCCGGGTGCTGCCCTTCGCGAAGCGGCGGATGGTCGGCCCCTTCATATTCTTCGACCATATGGGGCCGCTCGACGTGGCGGCCGGGGCCGATCGCAGCCTCGACGTGCGGCCGCACCCGCATATCGGCCTCTCGACCGTGACCTATCTGTTCTCGGGCGAGATCATGCACCGCGACAGCGTCGGGTCCGAGCAGGCGATCCGGCCTCGGGAAGTCAACTGGATGACCGCGGGCAGCGGCATCACGCATAGCGAGCGGTTCGAGAAGGCGCGCGCCTCGGGCGATCATCTCCACGGCATCCAGGCCTGGGTGGCGCTGCCGACGGCGGACGAGGAGACCGCGCCGAGCTTCTCCCACCATGCCGGCGCGGACCTGCCGCACTGGAACGACGGCGGGGTGGCGGGGCACCTGATCGCCGGGAGCGCCTATGGGCTGACGGCGGCGGCGCGGACCCATTCGCCGCTCTTCTACGCGCATCTCGACATGGAGCCGGGCGCGACCGCCGAGGTCCCGGCCGGCCATCCCGAACGCGCGCTCTACGTCGCCACCGGCGCTGTCGAGGTCGACGGCGCGCGCTACGATGCCGGCAAGATGCTCGTCCTCGGCGCGGACGTGTCGGCGTTGCGCGCCGTCGAGCGTTCCGCGGTGATGCTGCTCGGCGGCGAACCGGTCGGCGAGCGCTATCTCTACTGGAACTTCGTCTCCTCGTCGCACGACAGGCTGGCGCAAGCGGCCGAAGACTGGAAGGCGGGCCGCATGAAGCTTCCCGACGCCGACGATCAGGAGTTCATTCCGCTCCCCGACGCCCCCCTGCCCACGCCGGCGAAGGCCTGA
- a CDS encoding acetyltransferase-like protein, with product MTRPDAMERTVKDNPAQHRFEIALDGDDVAAAYYRIDDAGRVVLTHTEVPYEYSGQGIGSRLAQGVFDAIRASGRKAVLKCSFMVRYYALHPEYSDIVDG from the coding sequence ATGACAAGGCCTGATGCGATGGAGCGCACGGTGAAGGACAACCCGGCCCAGCATCGCTTCGAGATCGCGCTGGACGGCGACGACGTCGCCGCGGCCTATTACCGGATCGACGACGCCGGCCGGGTCGTGCTGACGCATACCGAGGTGCCCTATGAATATTCGGGACAGGGGATCGGCTCCCGGCTCGCGCAGGGCGTGTTCGACGCCATCCGGGCGAGCGGGCGCAAGGCGGTGCTCAAATGCAGCTTCATGGTCCGATATTATGCCCTGCACCCCGAATATTCGGATATCGTCGACGGCTGA